From one Chanodichthys erythropterus isolate Z2021 chromosome 3, ASM2448905v1, whole genome shotgun sequence genomic stretch:
- the LOC137012368 gene encoding polymeric immunoglobulin receptor-like: MRECFCVFLLMLHFTEGCQLSGYRESKVTGYTGGSVLLPCSCTDPQSTVKFTWLVLHGSQRNEVFKNENYKGRWKLFNESSPANLSLLISDLRKEDEGSYRCEILGRNYTDIRVNIKGCDLDQNKQTVEVTGHSGESVVLPCSCTELQDKPLQLTWTYTPLNQTKSEEIYPNEQSERHRGRVKLLDQPSPGNLSLLISGLNTEDQGEYHCSVLQQQHVNIRLRVQEELYFQSICLSIHKPAKEESTSTQHSGDISRKQPHNSP; the protein is encoded by the exons GTTGTCAACTTTCAGGTTATAGAGAGTCTAAAGTAACAGGTTACACAGGTGGATCAGTCCTGCTGCCCTGCTCCTGTACTGACCCTCAATCTACAGTCAAATTCACCTGGCTCGTGTTACACGGGAGTCAACGAAATGAAgtattcaaaaatgaaaactacaaGGGCAGATGGAAACTGTTTAATGAAAGTTCCCCAGCAAATCTGTCTCTGCTCATTTCTGACCTCAGAAAGGAGGATGAAGGGTCATATAGGTGTGAGATTTTAGGCAGAAATTATACAGACATTCGGGTAAATATAAAAG GGTGTGATCTGGACCAGAATAAACAGACGGTCGAGGTGACGGGACACTCTGGAGAGTCTGTAGTTTTGCCCTGTTCCTGTACTGAACTACAGGACAAACCTCTACAGCTTACATGGACATATACTCCACTAAACCAAACAAAATCTGAAGAAATTTACCCAAATGAACAGAGTGAGAGACACAGAGGTAGAGTCAAGCTGTTGGATCAACCCTCTCCAGGAAATCTCTCTCTACTCATATCAGGCCTGAACACAGAAGATCAGGGAGAATATCATTGCTCTGTGCTTCAACAACAACACGTCAACATCAGACTCCGTGTTCAAG AGGAACTTTACTTTCAATCAATCTGTTTATCAATCCATAAACCTGCAAAAGAAGAAAGTACAAGCACTCAACACTCAGGAGACATATCGAGAAAACAACCACACAACTCACCTTAA
- the LOC137012358 gene encoding junctional adhesion molecule-like, with the protein MRECFCVFLLMLHFTEGCQLSGNRESKEVTCYTGGSVLLPCSCTDPQSTVKFTWLVLHGSQRNEVFKNENYKGRWKLFNESFPANLSLLISDLRKEDEGSYRCEILGRNYTDIRVNIKGCDLDQNKQTVEVTGHSGESVVLPCSCTELQAKPPQLTWTYTPLNQTKSEEIYPNEQSERHRGRVKLLDQTSPGNLSLLISDLNTEDQGEYHCSVLQQQHVNIRLRVQEELYFQSICLSIHKPAKEESTSTQHSGGISRKQPHNSP; encoded by the exons ATGAGGGAGTGTTTCTGTGTTTTCCTCCTTATGCTGCACTTTACTGAAG GTTGTCAACTTTCTGGTAATAGAGAGTCTAAAGAAGTAACATGTTACACAGGTGGATCAGTCCTGCTGCCCTGCTCCTGTACTGACCCTCAATCTACAGTCAAATTCACCTGGCTCGTGTTACACGGGAGTCAACGAAATGAAgtattcaaaaatgaaaactacaaGGGCAGATGGAAACTGTTTAATGAAAGTTTCCCAGCAAATCTGTCTCTGCTCATTTCTGACCTCAGAAAGGAGGATGAAGGGTCATATAGGTGTGAGATTTTAGGCAGAAATTATACAGACATTCGGGTAAATATAAAAG GGTGTGATCTGGACCAGAATAAACAGACGGTCGAGGTGACGGGACACTCTGGAGAGTCTGTAGTTTTGCCCTGTTCCTGTACTGAACTACAGGCTAAACCTCCACAACTTACATGGACATATACTCCACTAAACCAAACAAAATCTGAAGAAATTTACCCAAATGAACAGAGTGAGAGACACAGAGGTAGAGTCAAGCTGTTGGATCAAACCTCTCCAGGAAATCTCTCTCTACTCATATCAGACCTGAACACAGAAGATCAGGGAGAATATCATTGCTCTGTGCTTCAACAACAACACGTCAACATCAGACTCCGTGTTCAAG AGGAACTTTACTTTCAATCAATCTGTTTATCAATCCATAAACCTGCAAAAGAAGAAAGTACAAGCACTCAACACTCAGGAGGCATATCGAGAAAACAACCACACAACTCACCTTAA